TCTTTTGGACACCCCCGCGCCGGCGGAGTCTCCACCTGCGGCCCCGGCCATCCCAACCCTGCCCAAGCCGGCACTGCCCCCGATGCCGGTCATACCGCCTGCTCCAAAGCTGACAATGCCTCCGATGCCGGCGATACCAACCATTCCGAAGCTTACGGTGCCTCCGATGCCGACGATACCGACTATTCCAAATGTTCCAGTGCCGCCATTGCCCGTGGTGCCGACTGTGCCAAAAGTTACAATACCACCCTTGCCGACCATGCCTACTGTTCCAAAGGTCACGCTGCCTCCTATGGCTTCCATCCCAACCATCCCTTCCTTTCCAACGATCCCTGGAATTCCCTTCCTCACACCACCTCCAGCTTGATGGGCATGAGGATCAGATATTCGTCGTCTAGTTTGATGTATTGTATGCCAGATTGGGTTGGAGTGGGATTAGTAGTATGAGACAGAGGCCATTTTATAGCAATATAATGGGACTTTGGGGTCATTATATTGTTGTATAGGATATTTCTTCGTGGGTTTCTCGAGTGATTTTATGTACCTCCATTCTATGTCATCGTGTATGTTATTCTGTCATTCATATATAAATTCACATATTCCCGTCATTATATCTACGTACATGAAGTTATcaacgtctctctctctctctctctatatatatatatatatatgtgtgtgtgtgtgtgtgtgtgtgtgtgtataaatAAAATACTAGGTTTTATGACATGGAATGTGAATCCGGCAAAACTTTGTGACGTAGCACAAACCTGGATGTCTAATGGATATATAGGAGTAAATGTCTGCAGTGGTCCGCGGAACTAGCAAATTTAATGGATATCTAGCCCACACTCGTTTTGTTGTTTTATATTTCTAACAAAAAACGAAATTATACAAAAAAAGATtatttctatatttattttaaatttaaaggtGCAATATTATCACGAGTAAGGCTAGTGTGTGCTTGGGTGGGTAACCATGCATGGTGCCACCAAAGTCCATGGCCTTTGGACCCTTTCCGAGCGGCGCGGCAAGTGCTCAAGCTTCCGTCAGGGTGCTAACTTAGCACCTTGTCAAGCCCCAGTGTTTCCATCTGTACACTCTTTCTGTAATCGATGATGGatagaaggaaagagaaagaaggtcACATATCACGCTAGGGCTGAAAAAGGGTTGGAAATTATTCAACCGGATCTTGTATCTAGTTCTGATCGGATTCGAATAGAAATACAAAGAGATCAAACCTGAAACTTTTGGATTGTTGCCCGCTACTCAACTATTATGACAGCATTAACTACTACTATAAAGTTATAGTTCATCAtacttattcaaaatttgttcaCATTATAAAATATAGTCTTATATTATGGTCtttcatattttaataattaattatttttataaaaaatattttttttctatttgttaaaaataaaaaatagatagcTTTGTTTCATTCTTTATAATATTTTGAAAACCTTTTTATTTAAAAGATTTAATAATATCGATAATGCCAATATATTCATATATTCATGTATATGTTTagcaatattatatataaaatagaTAATTTATGATTCCTTTTATTCATGTAGTTGCAATTACAAGGACCAATCAGTATTTAATATAGAAaacttttaatattttatattacgtctgttatttaaatttttttaagtttttaatATCTTTTGATGCTAATTAAGTTGGATTAGTGATCCAAACTCTTGGTATGCAACTTTAATAATTACCTTTTTTGACCATTACCTGGTTAAAGTGCAAACTTGCAATCTTGATAATAGATTGCATACCATCTttcataaatatattatttatttattttttattattgaatTCTATTCGACATCTAATTTATATTTGAATAATATCCAACTTATATCTATATTCGGATaaagaaaatatagatataacTACCATTCGACTGGTATCTGTTtccgtttaaaataaatatggatatacttatatttgatttattcatttagaacaaatatggatactaattttgatatctatttaatgtttttatccATATAtggtgaaaaatataaatataaatatagatatggtAGTATCCCATCTGTTTTTAGCCCTATACTAAATTACTTCTCTTAGCTAATCGTTACTTGGCATGCCACACATCGCCACCGGCAATCTCGTTCAAGCTCACCTCCTCAAGCCCTCTCCCCAAGGAGACAACTTCTTTGCATATAACTTTGTATAaatttaagaatttcttttaattatttttttaattagttaaCTAAGAATCTAGCAAAGTAGTCGAAGCTAATAAGAAGTTTATGTATTGCTCGTGGTGCACCTTCCATTGGAAAGGGGAGGAAATGGATCCCCGACATTATAACTGTACTCGTAAGATAACTTTGTGTAATCTAGATAAACAAACTTTTTTTTGTACATAAATAATCTTTGTTCCATTCGAACCTAACTAAATATTTCATCATGCACTGATGGCCAGGACCTGTTAAAAATTCTTTTCCGACTGAGTTTTTATTGGTCACATTTTGCCATGAGCAGGCAGCAAACTAGTACCTGACGCTATTGAGAAAGCATTACCTTGGTCCAGGCCAACCTGATGGTCTATCATATTTCCAAGTAAACTCCCACCCCTCCTCCGACctaatttttttgttaaaaaaaaattatgtaaaaaaattctattttctataaatttattttaatataattaaattatcaaatttttaaattttatttaatttagattttatctacaaattttatctaccGTGATGGCATTATCACGTGATATTATGTGGCAGTTTATATGGCAGATGGGGATGATGTGAATATCTCATGACAAAATTTATAGTTAGATTCATAGTGAATGAATTTAAATATGATGGCTTAATTATactaattataaaaaataaaaaaaatattttaaattttttggtataattattcaaaaaaaatcgaagagccgtaccaaaaaaaaaattccgtcCAATCCCACCACTCGAACCGGCAAATTCTTCCTAAATTTCACCTATCATTACCCAATCATTCGTTTGACCACACAGCCAGAGCCCCCTTATCTCTTGTCCACCTACAAGCCAACTCCTTCCCTCTTTAATTCCTTAAATTCGTCTCAATTTGCTATTAGAATTCACATTTTGGGGCTTTAATTTGCTGAAGTTCGAATCTTTCGACGTTATTATCCCTCGTTTTTGTGATCCTATCCTCCCTTCTTTTGCTTCTGGATTTAGAGTAGTTGGGGCTTTCTATGGCTCTGCAACTCAGCAGTGCGGGGTTTTGCCTCTTTCGTGGCAGGAGAGCTCTTACGACGAGAGCCGTGGCCTCTGAGGATGTTACAACGTTGAAAGAAGAGAACAAAGTGAAGCTGGGAGGGTCGGATGTGAAGGTCAGCAGGCTGGGGATTGGTGCTTGGTCGTGGGGAGACACCAGCTACTGGAATGACTCCGGATGGGATGGTAATGCTCTCCCACTGATTGCTATGAGATATTGGATCATTATTCTCTTTGAGTTCGATATCGTAGTTTGCATGAAaggaagagttttttttttttttttttttttttttgttttgaatgaATGGGTATTGTTTGATTGGGTTTGTTtatatcatcttttttttttttttttgcttttctctGATAATATGAAACAGTTTAATTCACCAAATGTAAAAAGGCATGCAATTGACCTCCACAAGGGGATCTTAGATCATTAGGAAGCTCTTGCAAACAATCCCAGGTTTCGTACCATTATTTAGTTCTACCAGCATAATCTAACCAATTTACTATAGATTTTTCATATCACCTACATCATAGATTATTTTTTCCAGGAATTTCCAGAAAGCATTTTATTTCAATTGTTCAATTGGATAAACCCTTAAAAATTCAATTTAAGCCCTAGAATCCTAAACCCTAGGTTAGGCAGTATTCATCCATTACTTATTTACTTTGAAAACATCACCGTTTTAGTTCAGTTTTCTTGAAAATTCAACTCTTAACCTGAAATTCCAGTAATACATGGATATCAGCCCTATTGTAAACCCTAATCAGGTCTTTTTTTCTCTACTGTCCTACATCACTGATGCTAACCTTCAATTGCGGCATATTTTCCCACCTCATAGGAGCATAACCATGAAGTTTAATGGCACAATTTTTACCTTTCTATGCTCAGGGATATCCATCATATCAGAATAGCACTCCACTTAGCGATATCCatcacattaaaaaaaaaaaaactccaccATCATGAGCCACTTGATAAGTCCTTTGGATGGATTGCCATAGAATTCTTGAATTTCCACTTTTATGCCATAAAAGCCAGTGTGGTCTCAGAAGCCACGCTCCGCACATTTGTTCGCCTTCTTTTGATGTAAAGCTTGGTGGTGGAAGGGGTTTTAAGTGCCAGTGCAATCTTCAAAAGCCACCTCTTATTCTGATCCATTCCTCCTGGCTAATGGTCTCATGACATCAGCATGATCATTCTCCAATTGAAGTTGTGCTATCTGTTCTCACTACCATTTAATCTTAATGTTTCTCAATCTACTTCCTTTTAAGTAGTGCCTACTTGTCGATTAAGACTGTGAAATCTTGGGTTTCCCAAATCTGTTCTGACACTATAAAAGGACTTCTTATAGTGTCTTTAGTTTTCTTAACATTCTCAGTTGATAAATTTGATCTAAAGGTTTCAAGTTTCAACTCCTGTTTTCTATAGAAAAATCTAACATTGCAATGAGATGCCAGATCGGAAGATGAAGGCAGCTAAGGCAGCTTTTGATGCAAGCATCGATGGTGGCATAACCTTCTTTGATACAGCTGAAGTCTATGGTGCAGCGGTAGGATAGCagcttctgttcttctttctcctaGAGCTGTTTTGATGGCATGAACAAATATTTCAACAAAAATTtatgcattttttttcctttttatagtTTATGGGAGTAGTGAATTCAGAAACATTGCTTGGAAGGTACCTGACCTGATAATTTTCATTTTCTGATCTTATTTCTCTTTAGGTTGTTCTCCgctctatttttcagatatttGGATCCTAATGCTATCTTTAACGCTTTCTGCTTGACTGTTACTAAATTGGCATTAAATAACAGATTCATTAAGGAGAGGCAACAAAAAGAATCAGTTGAGGTAGCTGTGGCAACAAAATTTGCACCTTTGCCATGGAGGTTCGGCCGGGGGAGTGTCCTTTCTGCTCTCAAAAGTTCACTTTCTCGCCTTGGCCTTTCCTCAGTTGACCTCTATCAGCTTCATTGGTCTGCTTGTCAAGCCTCTTCCTGCTGATATTCCTTGCAAATTATCTCAGTACAATGGTAATTGACGTAATGAGTCTTGGTGATTTTCAGGCCTGGGATTTGGGGAAATGAAGGTAGTTGATCTTTACACATCCTTGAGTAGATGTGGAAGTGATGTCTTTCTCTGTGACTACCTAATGCCCCATTTTAAGAAACTCAAGTACAAGGTGACAGCTCTTTTGAAATCAATTCAGGATACATTGATGGACTTGGAGATGCTGTTGAACAGGGCCTCGTAAAGGCTGTTGGAGTCTCAAACTACAGTGGTAATTGTCTCACATGTCTTTGGTTACTTTTGCTACAAGAAGTGTGTGCTTCATATGAGAGCATAACGAATCTGGCTTTTTATATGCTCCAGAAAAGCGTCTTCGAGATGCTTATAATCAACTCAAGAAGCGAGGAATTCCGCTGGCTTCAAACCAAGTCAATTACAGCCTCATATATAGAAATCCCGAGAGAAATGGTGTGAAGGCTGCTTGTGATGAGCTGGGGATCACCTTGATTGCATATTCTCCTATTGCTCAAGGCATGGTTCATATATTTGtagtatgttatattattatacatCTTACTTTATGACATGATAAGGTGGTTGCACTTATTTCATAGCTTTGACATTTTGCCAAATATAGTTTTGGGTTATGGCCTATAAATGGTGCAATATAATGTGAGTTTAATGCCTAAAAGTACTAAAAATACATTGCTATGGTTGTGTGCTACTTGAAGCAGGTGATTTAGCTTACCATCTCAAGACACTAAAATTGCTTCATCAACATATTTGACATACTTTTTAGTTATAGGTTTCAAGTTTGTGAAATGGTAAATTGTAAGAGCCTCTCCACAAACTGTCTTATGATATATAGTGTTCTAACGTTGTTGCAATGTGCATTAAGAATCTTTTGCTGCTGTTATGAAACTTCTTGCTAGTACCATATGGGGAGATAAAAGCAGTTCCTCAGTGTAGCAAATTGTGATGCCTGCAAAATATTATAAAGAAGTTGATCAATTTAGCACTCTGGGTTTTGAATGATATTTGAATTCTTTTCTATAAAAATTAGCATGGTTTTTATCACTAAGTAGAAGAACTCGTTTTCGTTGCCACATATGACTACTACAGAGTTAGAATGACATGCTTATAGTCTGACTTGGCAATGACTGGTTACTGGTGTAATCTGAGTGTCTGCTCAATTTTTCTGAGTTCCCACAGACTGAAATTTTCTCGACATTAACCTGTCGTGTTTTTTTTCAGGTGTCCTGACTGGAAAATATACACCAGAGAATCCGCCAACAGGCCCTAGGGGTCGGATTTACACTCCTGAATTCCTCAAAGAGGTAAGAATTTGCTGCACCGAGATTGCTTGCTGCTTCTAATGCCATATACCTCCTTTTTGTTAAAGGGATTATATGTTTTGCAGCTACAACCACTGCTGACTAGGATTAAAGAGATAGGACAAGGTTATGGCAAAAGTCCCACGCAGGTTCTATTCTTCTGTCTTAAACTGGTGGTGCTTTTTTGTTCACTTGGAGTTGTGCTTGTTTTATAAATTGCTAACAGATATGAAAATTTCTATAACCACCAAGTCAAAGAGGGCAAAAATATAGAGAAAATGCAGTTGCTGTATCAGAGAAGATACATGGTTTTGCAGATGGTTGTATCTATGGCATTGCAATTCATAACCTCAGATAGCTCAGCTTATCAGAATATATGTTGATATTTTATTGAAATACTGGAGGCAAGCCTTATCAAGAATTTTTAGTCCCAGATATCCTTTTTGCTCTTGTTCTatctgtttttattttaaaggtAAGCATCGAATAATTTTTGCATCAATTCAGAAAAGGGAAACCGGTCCATTTGGATTCTCTTGTATGCTTGCACATGCTTTTGATAGGGAAGATGTGGATAGGTTATCCAACAGTCCAGAAAAGGACCAATTTAGTTGTTTTATAATAGAAAAAGAGGTGCATTTTAATACATGTGGGGATCCCATATTGAGGAGATTATACTGTGACTCATGCTGCATGCAGAAGCTATATTACTGttctttaggaaaaaaaaatggaaaaagctGCCAAGAAAAGAATATTCCAACACTTAGGCAGGAAATTATCAACTGTTACTTTCATGCAGTTGTAAAACAGTATCCAGTCCCAATCACATAACAAGAATGGAAACCTTAATGCAGCCTAAAAATAAAGGATACTTCAGTTTATTAATCTTCTGgctaaaataaaatttcatacTCTTGTCTGCTTCTTGTCAAAAATGAAAAGCAATCTGCTAACAGGCAGGATATatgttcttcctttttcttccccAGGTTGCCCTGAACTGGTTGACATGTCAGGGGAATGTTGTGCCCATCCCTGGAGCCAAAAATGCAGAACAGGCTGAGGAGTTTGTTGGTGCTCTTGGGTGGAGGCTTACAGATCAAGAGGCTGAGGAGCTTCGTTTGCTAGCATCGAAAACCAGAGAAGTTGTTGGATTCCCTGTTGAGAAATTGTAACTTAACAGTTATAAGAAATAGAATGCTTATACACAACTATATGATATCTTGTACATTTCCATGGATGCAACTATCATGTATAATAATAGATTTCGATTGCAGAAATTTACAAATGGAAGGCCATTATTTGTGGTGTGCTGGCCTATTTCTTGTAAAGTACCTAGGTTTTGGAACTATATATCTTAGTAAAGATGCTTGTACTATCATAGAAATGCTTAATTTCTGGTTTTACGCTTTCCATGGCATCATTGTATTGTTAATACTTTTTTCCTTCCTTGGCCCTTTAGTATGATAATCTGTAACCATTTCAGTGAACTGAATGTCTTCAGCAGCAGAATGCGAGGTCTGAAGAAAAAGAATCACACGTCACTGTAGGATCACCAATGTGTTTCATGGTTAACATAATTGTTGAGCAAAATTTTAGCGGCTGGCTCTTGGCCCTGGCAGTATGAAAATGACAGAGTTCAGCTAATTACAATTCTTCAACCAAATTAGAAGGCCAGTTTCTGACCTCTAACTATACTGCAATTGCCTCAATTCTTACCACTGTAGGGTGGACTCTTTGGTTTGTACCAAGCCCTGTTGTCCAAGCACTGCAGATAAGAAGTCAGTGCAAGATGAAATAAATCTAGGCCACATCGGCAGCAGTTTTGACTTCGTACTATCTTCTGTCCTAGTTGTTAGTCAAAGATATCAATGTTTGGAATGTGATCATGAGATGCAAAGTAATAGATTATCATAACTTGGAGATGAGGTTTTTACTTAGTCTTATGGTAAAATTTTGCCAACCTTCTGAAGGGGAACTTCACTATTATGATCACATACCAAATGACCATActctaaaaaatagaaaatacaaCAAAATTTGGGCTGTGATCATGAAATGGATGGTTATAGGAGGTATTACTCCTTAAGTTTTCTTCATGCCTCATGGCATGGTGTGGCAGACTACACACTTGAGGGGGTCGAAGCTAGCAGGAACACATCACAAATTCCCATCTATTTTGTGGTCTTTGGACTGTGAAGTCCCAATCAAGGCCAACCCGTGGATATCAATGAATAACCAGTCCAGCACATTAGCAGAAACTTCGAACCATGCAATCTTCTTGGTTGTCATTTGAGTCTCAGAAAGCTCTTACCCATATGTGTCGATTGCAAATAGATCATGACAAGTTCGAAATCCTCGACATGATTTTGTATGAGTTGTGAACTGAGTGATAACCTAGTGGGTCTTCCTTCCATGCAGAGTCAATTACACACACTCCTTTCTGTTTAGAATCAAACGCTAGCATGTATAACCAGTTCATGATCCATTTATCATCTATGTTCTTCCCTCTGTTAGCCAACAAATTGGGGAGCATGCCTACTTGTAGCTGTAAATCCAAAAAGGGTGTAAAACCCAGCTTTATAACAATTCAATGGTGTtggggtagttctaaatacacccccccccccccgattgctcaggacacccccccaaaaattaaaaaaaaaattaaatactctctacacccccccatttgctaaggacacccctaaaaaattaaaaaatcctaaattacccttcaccctccccaccccctcacctaaattgctctttacaccccccaaacccccccccccaaccccgctcttcccctccaaaactccactccagccggcttctcccttccgcccaaaaaacttcgcctcaagaacctcaagcacctcgccggcggccaaaccccctccgtctcccccttctccctcgcccaaaaccccccgttcccccttctccctctcgtcgccggcattctccccttctccctctcgtcgccggcattctcccggaaccacctccccggccatctcccgagcaacgagcacctcgccggcgcctccacgaccacgtcgaggtagctccccgcccccccgcctccagtgctccgttcggcactggatcgccgaacagaagggttctgttcggctgaacagtgccgaacagaagccctctgttcggcaacactcaaccg
This portion of the Phoenix dactylifera cultivar Barhee BC4 chromosome 11, palm_55x_up_171113_PBpolish2nd_filt_p, whole genome shotgun sequence genome encodes:
- the LOC103721344 gene encoding protein PELPK1-like; amino-acid sequence: MASNTSLFTMSLLIALVLLSLSSMSHAARHLLDTPAPAESPPAAPAIPTLPKPALPPMPVIPPAPKLTMPPMPAIPTIPKLTVPPMPTIPTIPNVPVPPLPVVPTVPKVTIPPLPTMPTVPKVTLPPMASIPTIPSFPTIPGIPFLTPPPA
- the LOC103722885 gene encoding uncharacterized oxidoreductase At1g06690, chloroplastic — its product is MALQLSSAGFCLFRGRRALTTRAVASEDVTTLKEENKVKLGGSDVKVSRLGIGAWSWGDTSYWNDSGWDDRKMKAAKAAFDASIDGGITFFDTAEVYGAAFMGVVNSETLLGRFIKERQQKESVEVAVATKFAPLPWRFGRGSVLSALKSSLSRLGLSSVDLYQLHWPGIWGNEGYIDGLGDAVEQGLVKAVGVSNYSEKRLRDAYNQLKKRGIPLASNQVNYSLIYRNPERNGVKAACDELGITLIAYSPIAQGVLTGKYTPENPPTGPRGRIYTPEFLKELQPLLTRIKEIGQGYGKSPTQVALNWLTCQGNVVPIPGAKNAEQAEEFVGALGWRLTDQEAEELRLLASKTREVVGFPVEKL